Genomic segment of Kibdelosporangium phytohabitans:
TCATCACCGCGTTCGGGGCGACGTCGATCGCCTCGGCCAACGACTTGCGCTGGTCCACGAGCACCTTCGTGATCCCGGTCAGCTTGTCCACGTTGGACTTCAACGCGGCCCGGTTGTCCTTGATGAACCCCCGCACCTTCTCCAGCGCACCGGCCAGTTCGGCCAGCGCGCCACCGAGGTCGGCCCGGTCGGCGGCCAGCGACGCCGACACGTCCCGCAGCTGGTTGGTGAACTTGACCACGGTGGAGTCGTTGCGCGCCAGCATGGTCGTGAACCTCTGCAAGCCCTCGACCGTGCCGAAGAGCTGGTCCTTGGCGCCGGCGAGGGTCCGTGACGCGTCGGCGAACTGCTTGATCGTCTCCCCGATCAGCGCGCCGTTGCCCTTGGTGTTCGCGGCCATCACGTCGAGCAGCCTGGACAGTTCGCCCTTGGAGTTGGCGCCGTCCGGGCCGAGCGCGGTCGACAGCCGGCTGAGGCTCTTGTAGAGGTCGTCGAGCTCGACCGGGGTGATGGTCCGCTCGACCGGGATCACCGTGCCCGACTCCATCCGCGCGCCACCGGCGTACGCGGGTGACAGCTGCACGAACCGGTCGCTGACCAGGCTCGGCGCCACCACGACGGCGGACGCGTTGGCGGGGATCGCCCGGTCGGAGTCGACCGACAACTCCACCCGCACCTGCTTGCCCGCCGGGGTGACCTCGTCCACCGTGCCGACCGGGATCCCGAGTATCCGGACGGTCGAGCCTTCGTACAGGCCGACGGCGGTGTTGAAGTACGCGGTGATCCTCGTCCCGCCGGACGGCCGGAAGACCAGGTAGGTCACCGCCGTCAGCACCAGCGCGACCACCGAGACGATGGTCAGAGCCCGCAGTCCCCGTGTCATTTCGACCCCTTCGGCGGAATGCAGTTCCCGTTGGCCGGATCGGTGTCCGGCGGCGAGCCGACCGGCGCGACCAGGCCGCACACGTACATGTCCAGCCACCTGCCGTTGCCGCCAGCGTTGCCCAGCAGCCGGTAGTACGGGCCGGCCATCTGCAGGCTCCGGTTCAGGTTGTCCTGGTTGCGTTGCAGGATCGAGTTGACGCGGTCCAGCTGTTGCAGTGCGGGCCGCAGGGTCGCGGTGTTGTCGGCGACCAGGCCCGACAGCTGCGCGGCCAGCTCACGCGTCCCGGCCAGCAGCGAGCTGATCGAGTCACGCCGTTTCCTGATCTCGCCGAGCAGCAGTTCGCCGTCCTTGAGCAGCTTCTCCACCTGCGCGTCGCGGTCGGCGAAGACCTTGCTGATCTCGTGGGTGTTGGCGAACAGCTTGGCCAGTTCCTGGTCGCGCGTGGAGATCGTCTTCGACAGCGCCGACAGGCCTTCCAGCGCCGAGCGGATCTCCTTCGGCGAGTCCTGGAACGTGTCGGCGAGCACGCCGAGCGACTCGGCGAGCTTGTTCGTGTCGATCTCGGTGACCGTGGTGGCCAACTGGTCGAAGACCTGGTTGATGTCGTACGGCGAGGCCGTGCGGCCGATCGGGATCGGCTGGCCCGGGTCCTGTTCGGCGTCGCCCTGCGGGTCGACCGAGAGGTACTTGGAGCCGAGCAGGGTCTTGATCCGGATCGCCACCGTGCTCTTGTCGCCGATCCACGCGTCCTTGACGCGGAACCGCACTTTGATGTGGTCGCCTTCCAGGTCCACTTCCTTGACCGTGCCGATCTTCACGCCCGCCGCGCGCACCTCCGTGCCGGAGATCAGCCCGGCCGCCTCGGTGAACTGCGCGGTGTACGTCCGGCCGCCGCCGATGATCGGCAGGTCGTCGGAGTAGAACGCGGTCAGCCCGATCAGGCTGAGCACCGCGATGCTGACCGCGCCGACGACCGCCTGGTTTCGTTCCTGGAACGACCTCATCACTTGCACCTCGGCTGGGTCACGGGAATGCCGGCGGCCATCGGCATCGGCAGCGGTGTCCCGGTCTGCGCCGAGCACAGGAACGTGTTCAGCCACGAGCCGTAGCTGACTGTCCGGCCGATGGACTCCATTTTCACCGGCAGGTTCTTCAGTGCCTGGTCGACGGTTTTCTCGTTGTCCGCCAGGTTCTTCGCCACCTGCCCGAGTGCGGTCATGCTGTCCTTGAGCGGCGCCCGCCCGTCTTCGAGCAGGCCCGCGGTCGCCCCGGCCAGCTCGTCGAGCGAGCTGATCGCCTCGCCGATCGGCTGGCGGTCCTTGGCGAAGCCGGTCACGAACTGCTGCAACGTGGTGAGCAGGCCGCCGAGTTCCCCGCTGTGCTCGTTGACGGTGTCGAGCACCTGGTTGAGGTTGCCGATCACCTCGCCGATCACCTGGTCCTTCTCGGCCAGTGTCGACGTCAGCGACGCGGTGTGCCGCAGCAGGCTCTCCACTGTGCCGCCCTCGCCCTGCAGCACCTGGATGATCTCGTGCGAGAGCTTGTTGACGTCGTCCGGCGACAGCGCCTGGAACAGCGGCTTGAAACCGTTGAACAACACCGTCAGGTCGAGTGCCGGCTTGGTGCGCTGCAACGGGATCTCCGTACCGGGTTCCTGGATCCCGCCGACCGGGCCGACACCGCGCTCCAGAGAGATGTAGCGCTGCCCGATCATGTTGCGGTACTTGATGGTCGCCGTGACCGACGCCGGCAGTTCGCGCCGCGCGTCGACGGTGAACGCCACCTTGGCCACGCGCTTGTCCACCAGGTCGATCGTCTCCACCTGGCCGACGCGGACCCCGGCGATGCGCACGTCGTCGCCGACCGACAGGGATGTCACGTCGGCGAACCTGGCCGAGTAGTCGTACGACGGCCGCAGGTCCACGTTCGCGATGGTCAGCCCGAGCAGGCCGGTCGACGCGACCGTGACGATCGCGAACACGATCACTTTCAGCAGCGGTGCGACCAGTCCCCTCATCGGACAGTCACCTCCGCGCCCCGGTACAGCGGACCGACCAGCAGGCTGCCCCACGCGGGCATGTCGTCACCGAGCATCACGCCGAGCGCGTCCCGTTCGGCGGGCGAGTTCGGCAACGGGTCCAGCGCGGCCGGGTGGAACGCGGGCGCGGCCTGCCCGAAGCAGCGCGGTCCCGGCTTGTCGCCGTACTTCGGGTCGTCGCGCGGCGAGACGTACTTGCCCCTCGCGGGCTGGACCTTCAGGTCCACGTGCAGCCCGCCGCCCTCGAACGCCTTGTCCACTCTCGGTTTGAAGTCCGCGACCGCGGTCAGCATGCACGCGTACTGCGGCGCGTACTTGGCCAGCAGCTCAAGCGTGCCCCGGCCTTCGTCGGCGAGCTTGATGATGGTGTTCTTGTTGGTCGTCAGGAACTTCGTCATGTCGTTGCTCGCGGTGCCGAGCGCGTTGTAGAGGGTGAGCAGCGAGGTGCGCTGGTCCACGATGGTCTTGCTGGTCACGGTGAAGTCCGACAACGCCTGCAGGAAGTCGGTCGCCGCCGCGTCGTAGGTGTCCGCGACCGAGGCGAACCGGCTGATGTCCTGTTTGATCTGCGGCAGCTGCGGGTTGAGCTCGCCGACGTACTGTCCTACTTGGACGAGGGTGTCACCGAGCTTCGCACCGCGCCCGTCCAGCGCCTGCGAGAGCGCGGTGAGCATCTCGGAGAGCTTCTCCGGCCGGACGGACTGCAGCAGCGGCAACAGGTTGTTGAGAACCTGTTCCATCTCCACGCCCGCCGCCGACTTGTCGTGGTTGATCCAGTCACCACCCGCCAGCTTGCCGCTCGGGTGCTCCGGCAACGTCAGGCTGACGTAGCGCTCGCCGAACAGCGTCTTGGGCAGCAGCCGCGCGGTCACGTTCGCCGGGATCCGGTCGAGCGACTCGGGGTTCATCGTCAACGTCAGAACCGCGCCGTCGCCGTGGCTTTCCACCGAACGGACCCGGCCGACGTTGATACCGCGCAGTTTCACGTCCGCGTCGGCCGACATCTGGTTGCCGACCTGGCTGGTGCGCAGGGTGACCGTCGGGTCGTCGGAGAAGGCGTCGGCGTAGATCGCCACGGTCAGCGTGAGAAAACTCGCCACGATGACCACGTAGAGCAGCCCCAGCAGGCGCATGCTGGTCAGCTGGTGGCGTTCCTTGCTCATCCCGCGATCCTCACCGTCGTCTCGGTGCCCCAGATGGCCAGGCTGAGGAAGAAGTCGAGGATGCTGATCGTCACGATCGACCAGCGCACCGCGCGGCCGACCGCCAGGCCGACGCCCGCGGGGCCGCCCGCGGCGCGGTAGCCGTAGTAGCAGTGCGCCAGGATCACCGCGACACTGAAGACGATCACCTTGAGGAACGACCAGAGCACGTCTTCCGGTGGCAGGAACAGCGTGAAGTAGTGGTCGTAGGTACCGGCTGACTGCTCGTAGAACTCGACCGTGATCGTGCGGGCCGCCAGGTACGAGGTCAGCAGGCCGATCACGTACAGCGGGATGATGGCGATGAACCCGGCGACCACGCGGCACGTGACCAGGTACGGCAGGCTCGGCACGCCCATCGTCTCCAGCGCGTCGATCTCCTCCGAGATCCGCATCGCGCCGAGTTGGGCGGTGAAACCGGCGCCGACCGTGGCCGACAGGGCGAGCCCGGCGACCAGCGGCGCGATCTCGCGCGTGTTGAAGTACGCCGAGAGGAAGCCGGCGAACGCCGACGTGCCGACCTGGTTCAGCGCGGAGAAGCCCTGCAGGCCCACGACCGTGCCGGTGAACACCGACATGCCGACCATCACGCCGATCGTGCCGCCGATCACCGCCAGCGCGCCGCTGCCGAAGCTGACCTCGGACAACAACCGGACGATCTCGCGCAGGTAGCGCCGCGACGCGCGCGGGATCCACAGCAACGCCTTGGCGTAGAAGGATAGCTGGTCTCCCAGCTTGCCGAACTGGTCGAGCTGGCGTTCCATCACCATCGCTACAGCCCCTTCCGCGGAACGACCTGCAGGTAAATGGTGGTCAGCACGAAGTTGAGGAAGAACAGCAGCAGGAACGTGATCACCACGGCCTGGTTGACCGCGTCGCCGACGCCCTTCGGGCCGCCCTTGGGGTTGAGGCCGCGGTAGGACGCGACCACCCCGGCGATGAAGCCGAACATCACGGCTTTGATCTCGCTGATCCACAGGTCCGGCAGCTGCGCCAGCGCGGAGAAGGTGGCCAGGTAGGCACCGGGTGTCCCGCCCTGCAGGATGACGTTGAAGAAGTAGCCGCCGAGCACGCCGACCACGCTGACCATCCCGTTGAGCAGCACGCAGATCACGACCGACGCGTACACGCGCGGCACGACCAGGCGGTGGATCGGCGAGACGGCCAGCGTCTCCATCGCGTCGATCTCCTCGCGGATCTTGCGCGAGCCGAGGTCGGCGCAGATCGCCGAGCCGCCCGCGCCCGCGATCAGCAGCGCGGTGATGATCGGGCTGGCCTGCTGGATCACCGCGAGCACGCTCGCCGATCCGGTGAACGACTGCGCGCCGATCTGCTTGGTCAGCGACCCCAGCTGCAGGGCGATCACGCCACCGAACGGGATCGCCACCAGCGCGGCGGGCAGGATCGTCACCGAGATGATGAACCAGCACTGCTGGATGAACTCGCGGAACTGCACCGGCCGCCGGAAGGTCATCCGGAACACTTCGAGACCGAGCGAGCAGAGCCTGCCGACCTCACGCAGGCCGTTGAGGCCACGCGTGGCGAACTGCGGTGCGGCCATGGCTTACCGCCTCCTCTGCGACGGCGGTACGCACTTCTGGTCCGGCGGGTCGCAGTTGACCAGTGCGCCGAACGTGAGCTTGAGGTGGTTGCCCGGCCCGGAGATCAGTCCGGTGAGCAACGGGTCGAGGTCCTCGGTCACCCCGCAGCCGGAGTACGGCGGGATGATGATGTCGGTTTCCATGATGCCGCCGTCGAAGATCGTCCACTCCTCCGGCTTGGACTTCAGGTTGATCACCGTGGGCTCGGCGGTCACGCACTTGTCGCCGACCGGCAGCGGGGTGCCGTTGACCTTGCTGTCGCTGAGTTTGAGATCGGTCTTGGCCGAGCCGGTGAAGACGCCGTTCTTGACCCGGCCCTCCGCGCGGCCGACCGGGATGACCGTGGCGGTGGCGGTCACCGGCACGAAGCCGAACGTGACGAACGAGCCGGGGGCGGGCGGCCAGACCAGGTCGCCGAACACGGCGCCGCAGTCGACCATCTCCTCGCCGTTCATCTCCCACCAGAAGTACAGCTGCGAGCTGAGGTATCCTGGCCCGAAGTCGATGTGGCCCTTGAGCTTGCGGACGTCCGCACGGCCCGACAGCGGGTAGTAGACCCAGAAGTTGTACGCGTCGGGCGGGACGTCCTTGCAGAACTCGGGCTCTTCGGCGGCGTTGCGCTGCGGCTTCTTGTCCCGGACGGTCGGGCGCTGCGTCCCTTGCG
This window contains:
- a CDS encoding MCE family protein; the protein is MTRGLRALTIVSVVALVLTAVTYLVFRPSGGTRITAYFNTAVGLYEGSTVRILGIPVGTVDEVTPAGKQVRVELSVDSDRAIPANASAVVVAPSLVSDRFVQLSPAYAGGARMESGTVIPVERTITPVELDDLYKSLSRLSTALGPDGANSKGELSRLLDVMAANTKGNGALIGETIKQFADASRTLAGAKDQLFGTVEGLQRFTTMLARNDSTVVKFTNQLRDVSASLAADRADLGGALAELAGALEKVRGFIKDNRAALKSNVDKLTGITKVLVDQRKSLAEAIDVAPNAVMNLSDAINPRTGALETRTLLLEYYDPGSMVACNVAPVSAANSQKCLELKPGTQSDGPALPLPAMGQQYSAGGK
- a CDS encoding MlaE family ABC transporter permease, which produces MAAPQFATRGLNGLREVGRLCSLGLEVFRMTFRRPVQFREFIQQCWFIISVTILPAALVAIPFGGVIALQLGSLTKQIGAQSFTGSASVLAVIQQASPIITALLIAGAGGSAICADLGSRKIREEIDAMETLAVSPIHRLVVPRVYASVVICVLLNGMVSVVGVLGGYFFNVILQGGTPGAYLATFSALAQLPDLWISEIKAVMFGFIAGVVASYRGLNPKGGPKGVGDAVNQAVVITFLLLFFLNFVLTTIYLQVVPRKGL
- a CDS encoding MCE family protein, with the protein product MRGLVAPLLKVIVFAIVTVASTGLLGLTIANVDLRPSYDYSARFADVTSLSVGDDVRIAGVRVGQVETIDLVDKRVAKVAFTVDARRELPASVTATIKYRNMIGQRYISLERGVGPVGGIQEPGTEIPLQRTKPALDLTVLFNGFKPLFQALSPDDVNKLSHEIIQVLQGEGGTVESLLRHTASLTSTLAEKDQVIGEVIGNLNQVLDTVNEHSGELGGLLTTLQQFVTGFAKDRQPIGEAISSLDELAGATAGLLEDGRAPLKDSMTALGQVAKNLADNEKTVDQALKNLPVKMESIGRTVSYGSWLNTFLCSAQTGTPLPMPMAAGIPVTQPRCK
- a CDS encoding MlaE family ABC transporter permease; translation: MVMERQLDQFGKLGDQLSFYAKALLWIPRASRRYLREIVRLLSEVSFGSGALAVIGGTIGVMVGMSVFTGTVVGLQGFSALNQVGTSAFAGFLSAYFNTREIAPLVAGLALSATVGAGFTAQLGAMRISEEIDALETMGVPSLPYLVTCRVVAGFIAIIPLYVIGLLTSYLAARTITVEFYEQSAGTYDHYFTLFLPPEDVLWSFLKVIVFSVAVILAHCYYGYRAAGGPAGVGLAVGRAVRWSIVTISILDFFLSLAIWGTETTVRIAG
- a CDS encoding DUF6801 domain-containing protein — translated: MSHRKRAGLAVMLAAVTIAAPPTMVTAAGGDQVAAETRVVKPIRATCDIDPVGDQAITAELALTLPATVPTATPVQPKDVKLKVTFPAGTVKALKEKLVSSIEGIMGVQVKSGDRVLAATGQLPSTTLPAEDGDVVVEQALKPGTEFKTDKPGKLVLTLGALEMLLVQPKTREEDPGKPVAPAGCVLEQGQDTALGTVVVLNPPPTTVTTSKPSTSASGLPTAPGASPQSPQGTQRPTVRDKKPQRNAAEEPEFCKDVPPDAYNFWVYYPLSGRADVRKLKGHIDFGPGYLSSQLYFWWEMNGEEMVDCGAVFGDLVWPPAPGSFVTFGFVPVTATATVIPVGRAEGRVKNGVFTGSAKTDLKLSDSKVNGTPLPVGDKCVTAEPTVINLKSKPEEWTIFDGGIMETDIIIPPYSGCGVTEDLDPLLTGLISGPGNHLKLTFGALVNCDPPDQKCVPPSQRRR
- a CDS encoding MCE family protein encodes the protein MSKERHQLTSMRLLGLLYVVIVASFLTLTVAIYADAFSDDPTVTLRTSQVGNQMSADADVKLRGINVGRVRSVESHGDGAVLTLTMNPESLDRIPANVTARLLPKTLFGERYVSLTLPEHPSGKLAGGDWINHDKSAAGVEMEQVLNNLLPLLQSVRPEKLSEMLTALSQALDGRGAKLGDTLVQVGQYVGELNPQLPQIKQDISRFASVADTYDAAATDFLQALSDFTVTSKTIVDQRTSLLTLYNALGTASNDMTKFLTTNKNTIIKLADEGRGTLELLAKYAPQYACMLTAVADFKPRVDKAFEGGGLHVDLKVQPARGKYVSPRDDPKYGDKPGPRCFGQAAPAFHPAALDPLPNSPAERDALGVMLGDDMPAWGSLLVGPLYRGAEVTVR
- a CDS encoding MCE family protein; its protein translation is MRSFQERNQAVVGAVSIAVLSLIGLTAFYSDDLPIIGGGRTYTAQFTEAAGLISGTEVRAAGVKIGTVKEVDLEGDHIKVRFRVKDAWIGDKSTVAIRIKTLLGSKYLSVDPQGDAEQDPGQPIPIGRTASPYDINQVFDQLATTVTEIDTNKLAESLGVLADTFQDSPKEIRSALEGLSALSKTISTRDQELAKLFANTHEISKVFADRDAQVEKLLKDGELLLGEIRKRRDSISSLLAGTRELAAQLSGLVADNTATLRPALQQLDRVNSILQRNQDNLNRSLQMAGPYYRLLGNAGGNGRWLDMYVCGLVAPVGSPPDTDPANGNCIPPKGSK